A window of Streptomyces armeniacus contains these coding sequences:
- a CDS encoding ABC transporter permease, with translation MARLTGRRLLAAVPVLAAVTFGVFALAAASPFDPVAQYAGTAGRSASQETLDELRANLALDGPFTERWWRWLSHAVTGDLGDSVSLRQPVAQVITERLGWSALLCSVAFVLAVLLGTGLGVAAARRQGGALDRCVTTLAYVLQAAPPFWTGLLAVWLFALQLDLLPAGGLTETGNDTVTAGALLRHLVLPASVLALSQLPWFLLYVRQGVGDALREDAVRGARARGLRERTVLLGHALRSGLLPVLTLLGSRVPELITGALLIETVFSWPGIASATVEAATATDFPLLAALTVLATLAVLAGNLLADLLYGLADPRVAHEEL, from the coding sequence ATGGCGCGGCTCACCGGCCGCCGGCTGCTGGCCGCCGTACCGGTGCTCGCGGCCGTCACCTTCGGGGTGTTCGCGCTGGCCGCCGCCTCGCCGTTCGACCCCGTCGCGCAGTACGCGGGGACCGCCGGACGCAGCGCCTCCCAGGAGACGCTGGACGAACTCCGCGCCAACCTCGCCCTCGACGGCCCCTTCACCGAACGCTGGTGGCGCTGGCTCAGCCACGCCGTCACCGGCGACCTCGGCGACTCCGTGTCGCTGCGGCAGCCCGTCGCCCAGGTCATCACCGAACGCCTCGGCTGGTCCGCGCTGCTGTGCTCGGTCGCGTTCGTCCTCGCCGTCCTCCTCGGCACCGGCCTCGGCGTCGCCGCCGCCCGGCGGCAGGGCGGCGCGCTCGACCGCTGCGTCACCACGCTGGCGTACGTGCTGCAGGCGGCGCCGCCGTTCTGGACCGGGCTGCTCGCGGTGTGGCTCTTCGCGCTCCAGCTCGACCTGCTGCCCGCCGGCGGGCTCACCGAGACCGGCAACGACACCGTCACCGCGGGCGCGCTGCTGCGCCATCTCGTGCTGCCCGCCTCGGTGCTGGCCCTGTCGCAGCTGCCGTGGTTCCTGCTGTACGTGCGGCAGGGCGTCGGCGACGCGCTGCGCGAGGACGCCGTACGCGGCGCCCGCGCCCGCGGGCTGCGGGAGCGGACCGTACTGCTCGGGCACGCGCTGCGCTCCGGGCTGCTGCCGGTGCTGACCCTGCTCGGCTCCCGCGTGCCGGAGCTGATCACCGGCGCGCTGCTGATCGAGACGGTCTTCTCCTGGCCCGGCATCGCCTCGGCCACCGTCGAGGCCGCCACCGCGACCGACTTCCCGCTGCTCGCCGCCCTGACCGTGCTCGCCACGCTCGCGGTGCTCGCCGGGAACCTGCTCGCCGACCTGCTGTACGGGCTGGCCGACCCCCGCGTCGCCCACGAGGAGCTGTGA
- a CDS encoding ABC transporter permease, producing MADIKREAEADTGGGARTKGGWSLRTERSGARTRGGARTDRGADRPRARALRVRVSAAVLAAVVLSVLLVPLLFPLDQQAVDLTAKLRPPSWEHAFGTDSVGRDLLLRCVYGLRVSLLVGVVAALVASVIGTAVGALAGALGGRADRLVMRVVDVFAAVPHLLLGIFIVAMFRPGIWPVVLSVGLTHWLSTARIVRAEVLSLRSRPYIDAAVSGGASRTRVAVRHLVPGVLPQAVLAAVLMVPHAIWHESALSFLGLGLPAHRASLGGLTEAARGSLLAGDWWPTLFPGLFIIIPTLAIAGLAGAWRERFSPRRRSELML from the coding sequence ATGGCGGACATCAAGCGTGAGGCGGAGGCGGACACCGGTGGCGGCGCCCGTACGAAGGGCGGCTGGTCCCTCCGTACGGAGCGCTCAGGCGCTCGTACGCGGGGCGGCGCCCGTACGGACCGCGGCGCGGACCGCCCCCGCGCGCGTGCGCTCCGGGTGCGGGTCTCCGCCGCCGTGCTGGCCGCCGTCGTGCTCTCCGTGCTGCTCGTGCCGCTCCTCTTCCCCCTCGACCAGCAGGCCGTCGACCTGACCGCCAAGCTGCGGCCGCCGTCCTGGGAACACGCCTTCGGCACCGACAGCGTGGGCCGCGACCTGCTGCTGCGCTGCGTGTACGGGCTGCGGGTCTCGCTGCTCGTCGGCGTCGTCGCCGCGCTGGTCGCCAGCGTCATCGGCACGGCGGTCGGCGCGCTGGCCGGCGCGCTCGGCGGGCGCGCGGACCGGCTCGTGATGCGGGTCGTGGACGTCTTCGCCGCGGTGCCGCACCTGCTGCTCGGCATCTTCATCGTGGCGATGTTCCGGCCCGGCATCTGGCCGGTGGTGCTGTCCGTGGGCCTCACCCACTGGCTGTCCACCGCCCGGATCGTGCGCGCCGAGGTGCTGTCGCTGCGGTCACGCCCGTACATCGACGCGGCGGTCTCCGGCGGCGCGTCACGTACGCGCGTCGCCGTCCGCCACCTCGTACCCGGGGTGCTGCCGCAGGCGGTGCTGGCGGCCGTACTGATGGTGCCGCACGCCATCTGGCACGAGTCCGCGCTGTCGTTCCTCGGCCTCGGGCTCCCCGCGCACCGGGCCAGCCTCGGCGGGCTCACCGAGGCGGCCCGCGGCTCGCTGCTGGCGGGGGACTGGTGGCCGACGCTGTTCCCGGGGCTGTTCATCATCATCCCCACGCTCGCCATCGCGGGCCTTGCGGGCGCCTGGCGCGAACGCTTCAGCCCGCGCCGCCGATCGGAGCTGATGCTGTGA
- a CDS encoding DUF6343 family protein: MPRSRSGVVGRRWERTGTEPVTARSDLRLRLLLSSLFLPVFLAGTGLFWWWMTQTGPGEAPSTGSLRTLTLICAALSLFALTDLAVVLRRRHRERSH, from the coding sequence GTGCCGAGGTCGCGTTCCGGCGTCGTCGGACGCCGCTGGGAACGCACCGGCACCGAGCCCGTGACCGCGCGCAGCGACCTGCGCCTGCGGCTGCTGCTGTCGTCGCTGTTCCTGCCCGTCTTCCTCGCGGGCACCGGGCTGTTCTGGTGGTGGATGACGCAGACGGGCCCGGGAGAAGCACCCAGCACGGGCTCCCTGCGCACCCTGACCCTGATCTGCGCAGCGCTGTCGCTCTTCGCCCTGACGGACCTGGCGGTGGTCCTCCGCCGCCGCCACCGCGAACGCTCCCACTAG
- a CDS encoding DUF2180 family protein: MNCFDCPPDRERTAVAVCHRCGAGLCRDHAHTGVETVHAVHGTGRATHTPSARRLSCGTCREAES, from the coding sequence ATGAACTGCTTCGACTGTCCTCCGGACCGGGAGCGGACCGCCGTGGCGGTCTGCCACCGCTGCGGTGCGGGCCTCTGCCGCGACCACGCGCACACGGGCGTGGAGACCGTCCACGCCGTGCACGGCACGGGCCGGGCCACGCACACGCCGAGCGCCCGGCGGCTCTCCTGCGGCACGTGCCGCGAGGCGGAGAGCTGA
- a CDS encoding ABC transporter substrate-binding protein, with amino-acid sequence MTARTGARTAAAVLTVSAVWAAAAGCSNPEGGGGGSGTLTVGIAQEPDTLSPLLGYGKDGNSKIFDGLLRHDAGMKLRPALATRLPEVSDDGRTYTYTLRDGVKFSDGSPFSARDVEFTYETVLDPETNNPSRGELDAVESVTAKGDDTVVFRLKYPYAAFAERTVLPIASAKAAAGQDVNSGAYNTKPVGTGPYVLTGWRKGEKLSFKANPGYWGGAPKVEKFTMAIIEDDDVRATRLRSGDLDGAILPPNLAKTFKDTDGKRTLAARSADYRAVTLPTGDAVTRDRAVRRALDLAVDRGAMVRSILEGAGKQAYGPVPADSPWFAKGTERRHDLKAARKILDEAGWKAGKGGIRAKDGQRAEFTLWYPAGDQLRQEHALAYASDAKRAGIDITVESGSWEVIEPRMKKDAVLAGGGSPADPDFDLYTLLHSSVALDGFNNMAAYDNPAVDKALETGRHTDDRAARMKAYGTVQRELADDPGYTFLTHIDHTYVMNDDWTGVSTQTEPHDHGLGFGPWWNVEDWQPEK; translated from the coding sequence ATGACGGCCCGAACCGGCGCGCGTACGGCGGCCGCCGTGCTGACTGTCTCAGCGGTGTGGGCGGCGGCCGCGGGCTGCTCGAACCCGGAGGGCGGGGGCGGCGGCTCCGGCACGCTCACCGTCGGCATCGCACAGGAGCCGGACACGCTCAGCCCGCTCCTGGGCTACGGCAAGGACGGCAACTCGAAGATCTTCGACGGGCTGCTCCGGCACGACGCCGGCATGAAGCTGCGCCCCGCGCTCGCCACCCGGCTCCCCGAGGTCAGCGACGACGGCCGCACGTACACGTACACGCTGCGGGACGGCGTGAAGTTCAGCGACGGCAGCCCGTTCAGCGCGCGGGACGTGGAGTTCACGTACGAGACCGTGCTGGACCCGGAGACCAACAACCCCAGCCGCGGCGAGCTCGACGCCGTCGAGAGCGTCACGGCGAAGGGCGACGACACCGTCGTCTTCCGGCTCAAGTACCCCTACGCCGCCTTCGCCGAGCGCACCGTCCTCCCCATCGCCAGCGCGAAGGCCGCGGCCGGGCAGGACGTCAACTCCGGCGCGTACAACACGAAGCCGGTCGGCACCGGCCCGTACGTCCTGACCGGCTGGCGCAAGGGCGAGAAGCTCTCCTTCAAGGCCAACCCGGGCTACTGGGGCGGCGCGCCGAAGGTGGAGAAGTTCACGATGGCGATCATCGAGGACGACGACGTACGTGCCACCCGGCTGCGCTCCGGCGACCTCGACGGCGCGATCCTGCCGCCCAATCTCGCCAAGACGTTCAAGGACACCGACGGCAAGCGGACCCTCGCCGCCCGCAGCGCCGACTACCGCGCCGTCACCCTGCCGACCGGCGACGCCGTCACCCGCGACCGCGCCGTACGCCGCGCGCTCGACCTCGCCGTCGACCGCGGCGCCATGGTCCGCTCCATCCTGGAGGGCGCGGGCAAGCAGGCATACGGGCCGGTGCCCGCGGACAGCCCCTGGTTCGCGAAGGGGACGGAGCGACGGCACGACCTGAAGGCCGCGCGGAAGATCCTCGACGAGGCGGGCTGGAAGGCGGGGAAGGGCGGCATACGCGCCAAGGACGGGCAGCGCGCGGAGTTCACACTCTGGTACCCGGCCGGCGACCAGCTCCGCCAGGAGCACGCCCTCGCCTACGCCTCCGACGCCAAGCGGGCCGGCATCGACATCACCGTCGAGTCCGGCAGCTGGGAGGTGATCGAGCCCCGCATGAAGAAGGACGCGGTCCTCGCGGGCGGCGGCAGCCCCGCCGACCCCGACTTCGACCTCTACACCCTGCTGCACTCCTCCGTCGCCCTGGACGGCTTCAACAACATGGCCGCCTACGACAACCCCGCCGTCGACAAGGCACTCGAGACCGGACGGCACACCGACGACCGCGCCGCGCGCATGAAGGCGTACGGCACGGTGCAGCGCGAACTCGCCGACGACCCCGGCTACACCTTCCTCACGCACATCGACCACACGTACGTGATGAACGACGACTGGACCGGCGTCAGCACCCAGACCGAGCCGCACGACCACGGGCTCGGCTTCGGGCCGTGGTGGAACGTCGAGGACTGGCAGCCGGAGAAGTGA
- a CDS encoding ABC transporter ATP-binding protein, with the protein MTIRLSGLSKTFGDFTAVHPLDLTIPEGSFFALLGASGCGKTTTLRMIAGLEEPTAGSVLLGDDDITALPPHRRPVNTVFQNYALFPHLDVQDNIAFGLRRRGIKSVKKQVDEMLELVELGGMARRRPRQLSGGQQQRVALARALINQPRVLLLDEPLGALDLKLRRQMQLELKRIQTEIGITFVHVTHDQEEAMTMADTVAVMRGGRVEQLAEPAELYENPRTAFVANFLGTSNLITAEVTDADADELRIEAAGSTLRLPAARGNGAAADPGGQLLVGVRPEKITLTHGADAEKVAVGRNRLNGRIVDASYLGVSTQYLIDTPACPEFAVYEQNVGRDPRLVPGTDVVLHWDPAHTFGLDAGQDADAGTGEDAT; encoded by the coding sequence ATGACGATCAGGCTCTCCGGGCTCAGCAAGACGTTCGGCGACTTCACCGCCGTACATCCGCTGGACCTCACCATCCCCGAGGGCTCGTTCTTCGCGCTCCTCGGCGCCTCGGGGTGCGGGAAGACGACGACGCTGCGGATGATCGCCGGGCTCGAGGAGCCCACCGCGGGCAGCGTCCTCCTCGGCGACGACGACATCACCGCGCTGCCCCCGCACCGGCGGCCCGTGAACACCGTGTTCCAGAACTACGCGCTCTTCCCGCACCTCGACGTCCAGGACAACATCGCCTTCGGACTGCGCCGCCGCGGCATCAAGTCCGTGAAGAAGCAGGTCGACGAGATGCTGGAGCTCGTCGAGCTCGGCGGCATGGCCCGGCGCCGGCCGCGCCAGCTCTCCGGCGGCCAGCAGCAGCGCGTCGCCCTGGCCCGTGCGCTGATCAACCAGCCGCGGGTGCTGCTGCTCGACGAGCCGCTTGGCGCGCTCGACCTGAAGCTGCGGCGCCAGATGCAGCTCGAACTCAAGCGCATCCAGACGGAGATCGGCATCACCTTCGTCCACGTCACACACGACCAGGAAGAGGCCATGACCATGGCCGACACGGTCGCCGTGATGCGCGGCGGCCGCGTCGAGCAGCTGGCCGAGCCCGCCGAGCTGTACGAGAACCCGCGCACCGCCTTCGTCGCGAACTTCCTCGGCACCTCCAACCTCATCACCGCCGAGGTCACCGACGCCGACGCCGACGAACTGCGGATCGAGGCGGCCGGCTCCACGCTGCGGCTGCCCGCCGCGCGCGGCAACGGCGCCGCCGCGGACCCGGGCGGGCAGCTCCTCGTCGGCGTACGCCCGGAGAAGATCACGCTCACCCACGGCGCGGACGCGGAGAAGGTCGCCGTCGGCCGCAACCGGCTGAACGGCCGCATCGTGGACGCCAGTTACCTGGGCGTCTCCACGCAGTACCTGATCGACACCCCGGCCTGCCCCGAGTTCGCCGTCTACGAGCAGAACGTCGGACGCGACCCGCGTCTCGTACCCGGCACCGACGTCGTCCTGCACTGGGACCCCGCCCACACCTTCGGCCTCGACGCCGGGCAGGACGCGGACGCGGGCACGGGGGAGGACGCGACATGA
- a CDS encoding polyamine ABC transporter substrate-binding protein yields MDLYDDMPPAVRAAWRRSLTSGRSAMTRRRLLRTGGLAAGGAALAACGIPPAASTGDEGGSHRSKDHSAKEKELNFSNWPLYIDVDDKDEDNRPTLRAFERRSGIKVKYIEDVNDNNEFYSKVKPQLAAGQDTGRDLVCLSDWMAGRLIRHGWAQRLDPANLPNAVTNLEDRFRAAAHDPGRQFSYPWAGTAAVIAYNKKATGGKKVTSVTQLLEDPSLKGRVSLLTEMHDTMGLTLLDTGADSASFTDDDYDKAISRLQKAVDRNQIRSFTGNDYVDGLSKGDIAACVAWAGDIVQLSIDDPDVEFALPESGYLFGTDDLLVPARARHRANAEALIDHYYQPKTAAELAAWVNYICPVSGAKAEMARIDEEIAQNPLIFPDQAMIEKGHTFRQLTEKEEERYEGKFAELIGA; encoded by the coding sequence ATGGACCTCTATGACGACATGCCACCCGCCGTACGCGCGGCCTGGCGGCGGAGCCTGACCAGCGGCCGGTCCGCGATGACCCGGCGCAGGCTGCTGCGTACGGGCGGACTCGCCGCCGGCGGCGCCGCGCTCGCCGCGTGCGGCATCCCGCCCGCCGCGTCCACCGGCGACGAGGGCGGCTCGCACCGCAGCAAGGACCACTCCGCCAAGGAGAAGGAGCTGAACTTCTCCAACTGGCCGCTCTACATCGACGTCGACGACAAGGACGAGGACAACCGTCCCACCCTGCGGGCGTTCGAGCGGCGCAGCGGCATCAAGGTGAAGTACATCGAGGACGTCAACGACAACAACGAGTTCTACAGCAAGGTCAAGCCCCAGCTCGCCGCCGGCCAGGACACCGGGCGCGACCTCGTCTGCCTCTCCGACTGGATGGCCGGCCGGCTCATCCGGCACGGCTGGGCGCAGCGCCTCGACCCCGCGAACCTGCCGAACGCCGTGACCAACCTGGAGGACCGGTTCCGCGCGGCGGCGCACGACCCGGGGCGGCAGTTCAGCTACCCGTGGGCGGGCACGGCCGCGGTCATCGCGTACAACAAGAAGGCCACCGGCGGGAAGAAGGTCACCAGCGTCACCCAGCTGCTGGAGGACCCGTCGCTCAAGGGCCGCGTCTCGCTGCTCACCGAGATGCACGACACGATGGGCCTGACGCTGCTCGACACCGGCGCCGACTCCGCTTCGTTCACGGATGACGACTACGACAAGGCCATCTCCCGGCTGCAGAAGGCCGTCGACCGGAACCAGATCCGCAGCTTCACCGGCAACGACTACGTCGACGGCCTCAGCAAGGGTGACATCGCCGCCTGCGTGGCCTGGGCCGGCGACATCGTGCAGCTGAGCATCGACGACCCGGACGTCGAGTTCGCACTGCCCGAGAGCGGCTACCTCTTCGGCACGGACGACCTCCTCGTACCGGCCAGGGCACGGCACCGCGCCAATGCCGAGGCGCTGATCGACCACTACTACCAGCCGAAGACCGCCGCCGAACTCGCCGCCTGGGTCAACTACATCTGCCCGGTCAGCGGCGCCAAGGCCGAGATGGCCCGCATCGACGAGGAGATCGCACAGAACCCGCTGATCTTCCCCGACCAGGCCATGATCGAGAAGGGTCACACCTTCCGTCAGCTCACGGAGAAGGAAGAGGAGCGTTACGAAGGCAAGTTCGCCGAACTCATCGGCGCGTGA
- a CDS encoding ABC transporter ATP-binding protein, which yields MRAGRHIAAVTDVSFELAPGECLALVGESGCGKSVLAGALLGLLPGNAELRGSARLRGGGDGSGGGSADAGGDVGGDGSGDVELIGADEHTLAASVRGRRVGLVPQSPAAHLTPVRTVRSQLEETVRELTGARRPASHDAAVAAAERAAFPADHLDRYPHELSGGLAQRAATALALVGDAPLLLADEPTTGLDRDLVDHTVDELRRHTGDGRALLLITHDLAAAERIADRVAVMYAGRIVEVADAEAFFGTPGPRHPYAHGLLNALPERAFAPIPGLPPELGNLPEGCAFAPRCPVVRATPSDACAVVPELADGTACHHPLTPERAEVPAPRLRTGAADGVPSAPGGSGASAGSSAPRGGGRR from the coding sequence ATGCGCGCCGGGCGGCACATCGCCGCCGTCACCGACGTGTCGTTCGAACTGGCGCCGGGGGAGTGCCTGGCGCTGGTCGGCGAGAGCGGCTGCGGGAAGTCCGTACTGGCGGGCGCGCTGCTCGGGCTGCTGCCCGGCAACGCGGAACTGCGGGGCAGCGCACGCCTGCGCGGCGGCGGGGACGGCTCCGGGGGCGGTTCCGCGGACGCCGGTGGGGACGTCGGCGGGGACGGTTCAGGGGACGTCGAGCTGATCGGGGCCGACGAGCACACCCTGGCGGCCTCCGTACGCGGCCGCCGCGTCGGCCTCGTACCGCAGAGCCCCGCCGCGCACCTCACGCCCGTACGGACGGTCCGCAGCCAACTGGAGGAGACCGTACGGGAGCTGACCGGCGCCCGGCGGCCCGCGTCGCACGACGCGGCGGTCGCGGCGGCCGAGCGGGCCGCGTTCCCCGCCGACCACCTCGACCGCTACCCGCACGAGCTGTCCGGCGGGCTCGCCCAGCGCGCGGCCACCGCCCTGGCGCTCGTCGGGGACGCGCCGCTGCTGCTCGCGGACGAGCCGACGACCGGCCTCGACCGCGACCTCGTCGACCACACCGTCGACGAGCTCCGCCGCCACACCGGCGACGGCCGCGCCCTGCTGCTCATCACGCACGACCTGGCGGCGGCGGAGCGAATCGCCGACCGGGTGGCGGTGATGTACGCGGGCCGCATCGTCGAAGTCGCCGACGCCGAAGCCTTCTTCGGCACCCCCGGGCCCCGGCACCCGTACGCGCACGGCCTGCTGAACGCGCTCCCCGAGCGCGCCTTCGCCCCGATCCCCGGCCTGCCACCGGAGCTCGGCAACCTGCCGGAAGGCTGCGCCTTCGCACCGCGCTGCCCCGTCGTACGGGCCACGCCGAGCGACGCGTGCGCCGTCGTACCGGAGCTGGCCGACGGCACCGCATGCCACCACCCGCTGACGCCGGAGCGGGCGGAGGTGCCTGCGCCGCGCCTCCGTACGGGCGCGGCCGATGGCGTGCCGTCGGCGCCGGGCGGGAGCGGGGCGTCGGCCGGGAGCTCCGCGCCGCGAGGGGGTGGCCGCCGATGA
- a CDS encoding sulfatase-like hydrolase/transferase, with amino-acid sequence MSEDQQAGPDGGRPADGGRPYGVGPGGGRPYGERPNVVVVLTDQQRWDTTGAHGNPVGVTPVFDELARTGTHVEQAITPQPVCAPARSALQTGRWPTGTGVFRNGLALDHELPTLARSFADAGYVTGYIGKWHLAAEAAGHGPVPAEYRAGYQRWLASEVLEFTSDAYHTVVYDEAGEPVRLPGYRSDALIDAAVRFLADHHDRPFLLFLSLLEPHHQNATDDYPAPEGYAERYTGRWLPPDLAALGGSAPGGAPHRHLGGYLGQIKRVDEGVGRLRDTLRSLELTDSTVLAWTADHGSHFRTRNEEYKRSAHDASVRVPLALTGPGFSGGGLIRHPVSTVDLVPTLLDACGVPVPETVQGRSFLPLVGGGSDPGRPDEVFIQISESQVGRAVRTARWKYAVTAPDADGWHDASAARYVETELYDLAADPYELDNLAGLSSHREVAATLRHALLRWMARVGEETPVIDPAPPHGRPGRRAEPEVRQLPWKGVRFGHH; translated from the coding sequence GTGAGCGAAGACCAGCAGGCAGGGCCCGACGGCGGAAGACCGGCCGACGGCGGCAGACCGTACGGCGTGGGACCCGGCGGCGGAAGACCGTACGGTGAACGCCCCAACGTCGTCGTCGTGCTGACGGACCAGCAGCGCTGGGACACCACCGGAGCTCACGGCAACCCCGTCGGCGTCACCCCCGTCTTCGACGAGCTCGCCCGCACCGGCACGCACGTCGAGCAAGCCATCACGCCCCAGCCCGTGTGTGCCCCCGCCCGCTCCGCGCTGCAGACCGGCCGCTGGCCGACCGGCACCGGCGTCTTCCGCAACGGCCTCGCGCTGGACCACGAACTGCCCACCCTGGCCCGTTCCTTCGCCGACGCCGGGTACGTCACCGGCTACATCGGCAAGTGGCACCTGGCCGCCGAGGCGGCCGGGCACGGCCCGGTGCCCGCCGAGTACCGGGCGGGCTACCAGCGTTGGCTGGCGAGCGAGGTCCTCGAGTTCACCTCGGACGCGTACCACACGGTGGTGTACGACGAGGCGGGCGAGCCCGTACGGCTGCCCGGCTACCGTTCGGACGCGCTCATCGACGCGGCCGTCCGCTTCCTCGCCGACCACCACGACCGGCCGTTCCTGCTGTTCCTGTCGCTGCTGGAGCCACACCACCAGAACGCCACCGACGACTACCCCGCGCCGGAGGGCTACGCGGAGCGGTACACCGGCCGCTGGCTGCCGCCCGACCTCGCGGCGCTCGGCGGCTCCGCCCCCGGCGGGGCGCCGCACCGCCATCTCGGCGGCTACCTCGGCCAGATCAAGCGCGTGGACGAGGGCGTCGGCCGGCTCCGCGACACCCTGCGCAGCCTGGAGCTGACGGACAGCACGGTGCTGGCCTGGACGGCCGACCACGGCTCCCACTTCCGTACCCGCAACGAGGAGTACAAGCGCAGCGCCCACGACGCCTCCGTACGGGTGCCACTGGCCCTGACCGGGCCGGGGTTCAGCGGCGGCGGGCTGATCCGGCACCCGGTCAGCACGGTCGACCTGGTGCCGACGCTCCTCGACGCGTGCGGCGTTCCCGTGCCGGAGACGGTGCAGGGACGCTCCTTCCTGCCGCTGGTGGGCGGCGGCAGCGATCCGGGGCGGCCGGACGAGGTCTTCATCCAGATCAGCGAGTCCCAGGTGGGGCGCGCGGTGCGAACCGCGCGCTGGAAGTACGCGGTCACCGCACCCGACGCGGACGGCTGGCACGACGCGTCCGCCGCGCGCTACGTCGAGACGGAGCTGTACGACCTGGCGGCCGACCCGTACGAACTGGACAACCTCGCCGGGCTCAGCTCGCATCGCGAGGTGGCCGCCACCCTGCGGCACGCGCTGCTGCGCTGGATGGCGCGGGTCGGCGAGGAGACGCCCGTCATCGACCCGGCGCCGCCGCACGGACGACCGGGGCGGCGCGCCGAACCCGAGGTCCGCCAACTCCCCTGGAAGGGGGTGCGCTTCGGTCACCACTGA
- a CDS encoding transglycosylase family protein encodes MPARGRHRRYKPSSVSRASLTVTAGSAGIALPLVGAASPAQAASEDTWDKVAECESTNNWAINTGNGYFGGLQFTQSTWEAFGGTEYAPRADLATKAQQIAVAEKVLDGQGPGAWPSCGPRAGLSKGSADHPEPPDPRPEPRPRTASAPKDRAAQDAGQKRAEPKSDREERAERARSERKKQATSYEVVGGDSLFSIANAHDVDGGWQSLYERNRDTVSDPDLIYPGDELRLSGPAAKPKPRADAQPDAKPEAKPEPKPEPKPRADTKPEPKPKPEPEAKPKPKPEPKPSAERKAEPKAEPKAEQKVKHRAKPDKGPSVSVPVSGVSPSTPYRASGASWSSGYHTGVDFPVSTGTTVKAVADGKVVSAGWSGAYGYEVVLRHDDGKYSQYAHLSAITVRSGQTVNAAQRIGRSGSTGNSTGPHLHFEVRTGPGYGSDINPLAYLRGRGASV; translated from the coding sequence ATGCCTGCACGTGGGCGCCACCGCCGTTACAAGCCCAGTTCCGTTTCCCGCGCTTCGCTCACCGTCACCGCGGGCAGCGCGGGCATAGCCCTGCCCCTGGTAGGGGCCGCCAGCCCGGCGCAGGCCGCGTCCGAGGACACCTGGGACAAGGTCGCGGAGTGCGAGAGCACCAACAACTGGGCGATCAACACCGGGAACGGGTACTTCGGCGGGCTGCAGTTCACCCAGAGCACCTGGGAGGCCTTCGGCGGCACCGAGTACGCGCCCCGCGCCGACCTCGCCACCAAGGCGCAGCAGATAGCCGTGGCGGAGAAGGTCCTCGACGGGCAGGGCCCCGGCGCCTGGCCCAGCTGCGGGCCCAGGGCCGGACTCAGCAAGGGCAGCGCAGACCACCCCGAGCCGCCGGATCCGCGCCCCGAACCCCGCCCGCGTACGGCCTCTGCGCCGAAGGACCGCGCCGCGCAGGACGCAGGACAGAAGCGCGCGGAACCGAAGTCGGACCGCGAGGAACGCGCCGAACGGGCCCGGTCGGAACGGAAGAAGCAGGCCACCTCGTACGAAGTCGTGGGCGGCGACAGCCTGTTCTCCATCGCGAACGCGCACGACGTGGACGGCGGCTGGCAGTCGCTGTACGAGCGCAACCGCGACACCGTCAGCGACCCCGACCTGATCTACCCGGGCGACGAGCTGCGGCTGTCCGGCCCGGCGGCGAAGCCGAAGCCGCGTGCGGACGCTCAGCCTGACGCGAAGCCCGAGGCCAAGCCCGAGCCGAAGCCCGAGCCCAAACCGCGGGCCGACACGAAGCCCGAGCCCAAGCCGAAGCCGGAACCCGAGGCGAAGCCGAAGCCCAAGCCGGAACCGAAGCCCAGCGCGGAGCGGAAGGCCGAGCCGAAGGCCGAACCCAAAGCCGAGCAGAAGGTGAAGCACCGCGCGAAGCCCGACAAGGGCCCCTCCGTGAGCGTCCCGGTCAGCGGCGTCAGCCCCAGCACGCCGTACCGCGCCTCGGGCGCCAGCTGGTCCTCCGGCTACCACACGGGCGTCGACTTCCCCGTCTCCACGGGCACCACGGTCAAGGCCGTCGCCGACGGCAAGGTGGTCTCGGCGGGCTGGTCGGGCGCGTACGGCTACGAGGTGGTGCTGCGGCACGACGACGGCAAGTACAGCCAGTACGCCCACCTGTCGGCGATCACCGTACGGTCCGGGCAGACCGTCAACGCCGCCCAGCGCATCGGCCGTTCCGGCTCCACCGGCAACAGCACGGGCCCGCACCTCCACTTCGAAGTCCGCACGGGTCCGGGCTACGGCAGCGACATCAACCCCCTCGCGTACCTGCGGGGCCGCGGAGCGTCTGTCTGA